Proteins encoded together in one Terriglobus saanensis SP1PR4 window:
- a CDS encoding bifunctional 5,10-methylenetetrahydrofolate dehydrogenase/5,10-methenyltetrahydrofolate cyclohydrolase: MVLDGVAIAAEIKAEVKKEVEALAAKGIKPGLAVILVGEDPASQIYVRSKVKTCGELGIASTMITPDASISTEELLKIVDGLNADDEVDGILIQLPLPKQVDTKRLLEAVRPEKDVDGFHPINVGRLQTGKGGLAPCTPAGIIEILKRTKLPIAGQHAVVVGRSDIVGKPAAMMLLNESATVTVCHSKTKDLAAETLRADILVAAIGRPGFITEEMVKPGAVLIDVGINRMEDAADVELYFPGNTARAEGFAKRGYTVIGDIDPRAFAKASAYTPVPGGVGALTIAMLMQNTLTAARARRALA, from the coding sequence ATGGTTTTGGATGGAGTCGCGATCGCTGCCGAGATTAAGGCAGAAGTGAAGAAGGAAGTAGAAGCCCTCGCAGCGAAAGGAATCAAGCCAGGCCTGGCTGTAATCCTTGTAGGCGAGGATCCTGCATCGCAGATTTATGTGCGGAGCAAGGTTAAAACCTGCGGAGAACTGGGTATTGCGAGCACCATGATCACGCCGGATGCGTCAATTTCGACCGAGGAACTGCTAAAAATTGTTGACGGACTCAATGCCGATGATGAGGTTGACGGCATCCTCATCCAACTTCCGCTGCCCAAACAGGTCGACACCAAGCGTCTCCTCGAAGCGGTTCGTCCTGAGAAAGATGTAGACGGATTCCATCCCATCAACGTCGGTCGTCTGCAGACGGGCAAAGGTGGCCTCGCTCCCTGCACGCCCGCCGGCATCATCGAAATCCTCAAACGCACCAAGCTTCCCATCGCCGGACAGCATGCTGTTGTTGTAGGTCGCAGCGACATCGTGGGAAAGCCCGCCGCCATGATGCTTCTCAACGAGAGCGCCACCGTCACCGTCTGCCATTCGAAGACGAAGGACCTTGCAGCCGAAACCCTGCGCGCGGACATCCTCGTCGCCGCTATCGGTCGTCCTGGCTTTATCACCGAAGAAATGGTCAAACCCGGCGCTGTTCTGATCGATGTAGGCATCAATCGCATGGAAGACGCTGCGGACGTGGAACTCTACTTCCCCGGCAACACGGCACGCGCAGAAGGCTTCGCCAAGCGGGGCTACACCGTCATCGGGGACATCGATCCCCGCGCCTTCGCCAAAGCCTCTGCTTACACTCCCGTCCCGGGCGGCGTCGGTGCGCTCACCATCGCCATGCTCATGCAGAACACTCTCACCGCTGCGCGTGCGCGCCGCGCCCTCGCATAA
- the coaE gene encoding dephospho-CoA kinase (Dephospho-CoA kinase (CoaE) performs the final step in coenzyme A biosynthesis.), with translation MLLVGITGGPGSGKSTAAGFFRELGAHVTSSDETARALMQPGETVYAEIVRAFGSSVVAPDGKLDRSALGRLAFSEGRLQELEQLVHPAVLAAEKAWAERLPSDSIGMVEAAIFFERLLPPGIDRSSPSPEVLQSVAKQVHQRFHRVVLVTAPDEQKIERFARRMLSSHADSSESAARADAARRLALQIPDAVKAPYCDEILPNDSTPEVLRTRVHALWQKLQS, from the coding sequence ATGCTTCTCGTCGGTATTACCGGAGGGCCCGGCAGCGGAAAATCCACCGCTGCCGGGTTCTTTCGTGAGCTTGGCGCACACGTCACCTCTTCGGACGAAACGGCGCGTGCCCTCATGCAGCCGGGCGAAACCGTCTACGCAGAGATCGTTCGCGCCTTTGGAAGCTCCGTCGTCGCCCCAGATGGCAAGCTGGACCGCTCGGCACTCGGCAGGCTCGCTTTCTCTGAAGGACGTCTCCAGGAGCTAGAGCAACTCGTGCATCCCGCTGTCCTTGCAGCCGAAAAGGCGTGGGCAGAGAGGCTTCCTTCAGATTCCATCGGCATGGTTGAGGCGGCCATCTTTTTCGAGCGCCTCCTTCCGCCAGGGATCGACCGTTCATCGCCGTCCCCTGAAGTCCTGCAATCCGTCGCAAAACAAGTGCATCAGCGTTTCCATCGTGTCGTCCTCGTAACTGCTCCGGATGAGCAGAAAATTGAGCGCTTTGCCCGCCGAATGCTGTCCTCGCACGCCGATTCTTCGGAATCTGCCGCACGCGCGGACGCTGCTCGCCGCCTCGCCCTGCAGATCCCCGATGCCGTCAAAGCACCTTATTGCGACGAGATCCTGCCGAACGATTCCACCCCTGAAGTCCTCCGCACGCGCGTCCACGCCCTCTGGCAGAAGCTTCAATCCTGA